The Denticeps clupeoides chromosome 5, fDenClu1.1, whole genome shotgun sequence genome includes a region encoding these proteins:
- the chrna1 gene encoding acetylcholine receptor subunit alpha has product MDYTRACSSAACLFLLFFDLGICSDDETRLVGTIFAGYNKVVRPVSHFRDPVVVTVGLQLIQLISVDEVNQIVTSNVRLKQQWKDVNLQWNPDDFGGIKKIRVPSTDIWRPDLVLYNNADGDFAIVHETKVLLEYNGMITWTPPAIFKSYCEIIVLYFPFDLQNCSMKLGTWTYDGNLVVINPDNDRPDLSNFMESGEWVMKDYRSWKHWVYYACCPDTPYLDITYHFLMLRLPLYFIVNVIIPCMLFSFLTGLVFYLPTDSGEKMTLSISVLLSLTVFLLVIVELIPSTSSAVPLIGKYMLFTMVFVIASIIITVIVINTHHRSPSTHTMPQWVRKIFIETIPNIMFFSTMKCPSKVRQDRQIFPPDFDISDISGKPTPASVTYQSPIIKNPDVKSAIEGVKYIAETMKGDEESNNAAEEWKFVAMVLDHILLCVFMGVCIIGTLGVFAGRLIDLSMQG; this is encoded by the exons ATGGATTACACACGAGCATGTTCCTCGGCCGCGTGTCTTTTCCTTCTGTTTTTTG ATCTTGGCATCTGCTCTGATGATGAAACACGTCTAGTCGGGACAATTTTTGCGGGATATAATAAAGTTGTTCGGCCTGTCAGCCATTTCCGTGATCCAGTGGTGGTGACTGTGGGACTGCAGCTTATCCAGCTTATCAGTGTG GACGAAGTAAATCAGATTGTCACCAGTAATGTACGACTGAAGCAG CAATGGAAGGATGTCAACCTCCAGTGGAATCCGGACGACTTTGGTGGCATAAAAAAGATTCGTGTGCCCTCTACAGACATCTGGCGACCTGATCTGGTTTTGTATAATAA TGCTGATGGAGACTTTGCCATTGTGCATGAAACCAAAGTTTTGCTGGAATACAACGGCATGATCACTTGGACACCTCCAGCCATCTTTAAGAGCTATTGCGAGATCATCGTGCTGTACTTCCCCTTCGACCTGCAGAACTGCAGCATGAAGCTGGGCACCTGGACCTATGATGGCAACCTGGTGGTCATAAACCCG GACAATGACCGGCCAGACCTAAGCAACTTCATGGAGAGCGGAGAGTGGGTGATGAAAGACTATCGAAGCTGGAAGCACTGGGTCTACTATGCCTGCTGTCCTGACACCCCCTACCTGGACATCACCTACCACTTCCTGATGCTGCGCCTGCCACTGTACTTCATCGTTAACGTCATAATACCATGCATGCTCTTCAGCTTCCTCACAGGCCTGGTGTTCTACCTGCCCACGGACTCTG GTGAGAAGATGACCTTAAGTATTTCTGTCCTGCTGTCCTTGACTGTGTTCCTCTTGGTCATCGTTGAGCTCATTCCTTCGACTTCAAGTGCTGTGCCCCTAATTGGGAAATACATGCTGTTTACCATGGTCTTCGTCATCGCCTCCATTATCATCACTGTCATAGTCATCAACACCCACCATCGGTCTCCTAGCACCCACACGATGCCCCAGTGGGTTCGTAAG ATCTTCATCGAAACTATCCCCAACATCATGTTCTTCTCCACTATGAAATGCCCATCGAAAGTACGGCAGGATAGGCAGATCTTCCCACCTGACTTTGACATTTCTGACATCTCGGGCAAACCGACACCGGCCTCTGTCACTTACCAGTCTCCTATAATCAAGAACCCAGATGTGAAAAGTGCCATTGAGGGTGTCAAATACATTGCAGAAACCATGAAGGGTGATGAAGAATCCAATAAC GCTGCTGAAGAGTGGAAGTTTGTGGCCATGGTGCTGGATCACATCCTCCTGTGCGTGTTCATGGGAGTGTGTATTATTGGGACATTGGGTGTGTTTGCAGGTCGGCTAATTGACCTCAGCATGCAAGGCTGA
- the atp5mc3b gene encoding ATP synthase membrane subunit c locus 3b, translating to MTYIWGSRMRVFSSAVRPLRPRQTRDLFRQEIRLEMYACAKFVSTPAMVRAGSRALYRPLSASVMSRPDARTGEASLALVPQSPVSQVALRGFQTSSVSRDIDTAAKFIGAGAATVGVAGSGAGIGTVFGSLIIGYARNPSLKQQLFSYAILGFALSEAMGLFCLMVAFLILFAM from the exons ATGACGTATATTTGGGGTTCGCGCATGCGCGTCTTCTCCTCAGCGGTACGACCTCTGCGGCCG AGACAGACCCGGGATTTGTTCCGTCAAGAAATCCGCCTGGAAATGTACGCCTGCGCGAAGTTCGTCTCCACGCCCGCTATG GTCCGTGCAGGATCCAGGGCTCTGTACCGACCTCTCTCTGCCTCAGTGATGTCCAGACCAGATGCCAGAACTGGGGAG GCCAGTTTAGCCCTTGTACCACAGAGCCCTGTGTCACAGGTCGCACTGAGGGGTTTCCAGACAAGCTCTGTAAGTAGAGACATTGACACCGCAGCCAAGTTCATTGGTGCCGGAGCTGCCACCGTGGGAGTGGCCGGATCCGGGGCTGGGATTGGAACAGTGTTCGGAAGTCTGATCATTGGCTATGCCAG GAACCCATCCCTGAAGCAGCAGCTGTTCTCCTACGCTATCCTGGGGTTTGCCCTGTCTGAGGCTATGGGTCTCTTCTGTTTGATGGTGGCTTTCCTCATCCTGTTTGCCATGTGA